In Candidatus Methylomirabilota bacterium, the DNA window GCGGTCCTCGCCTGGCCGTGGCTCTCGCCGCGCTACTTCGTGTTCCTGGCGAGCCTCGTCGTCGTCAACGCGATCGTCGCGATCGGGCTCAACCTCCTCTCCGGCTACACGAACCAGCTCTCGTTCGGCCACGCCGGCTTCCTCGCCGTCGGCGCGTACACGGCGGCGATCGTGACCACCCGCTGGCCCGGCGTCCCCGTCGTCGCGACGCTCGCCGCCGCCGCGGTCGTCACCGGGCTCGTGGGCCTGGCCCTCGGCGTCCCGTGCCTCAGGCTCGAGGGCCTCTACCTGGCGATGGCGACGCTCGCGTTCGGGTTCGTCGTGGTGGAGGCGATCACGAACCTCGACTGGCTCACGCGCGGCAACGACGGCCTGCGCGTCCCCGCCGGGCGCCTCGGCCCCTGGGAGCTCTCGACCGACACCGCGCGGTACTACCTCGTGGTCGCGGTGGGCGTCCTCATGGCCTGGGGGGCGCTCAACCTCGTGCGGACGCGGACCGGGCGCGCGCTCCTCGCGATCCGCGAGAGCGAGATCGCCGCGCAGGCGAGCGGCGTCTCGGTGGCGCGCTACAAGACGCTCGCGTTCGTGATCTCGGCGGTCTACACGGGCGTGGCGGGCGGGCTCTTCGCCTTCGTCGTCGGCTTCCTCTCGCCCGACGCGTTCGACGTCTTTCTCTCGGTGGACTACGTGGCGATGATCATCGTGGGCGGTCTCGGATCGGTGCCCGGCTCCATCGTGGGCGCGGCGCTCCTCACCGTGCTCAACGACTCCCTCGCGGGGTTCCAGAACTACCGGCCGCTGATCTTCGGCGCGATCCTGATCGTCTCGATGCTGTTCATGCCGGGCGGCGTCGCGAGCGCCTTCCGATTCCTGAAAGGAGAACGGACATGAGGTTCCACTGGGCGCTGCTCCCGGCGCTCGTCGCGTTGCTGTTCGCCTCGGGCCCCGCGGCGGCGGAGCCGGGCGTCACCGACACGGACATCCTCATCGGCGGCTCGAACTCGTTCTCGGGCCCGCTCGCCTTCACGGGCGAGCAGATCACCCGGTACGGCGTCGAGCTCTACTTCAAGGTCGTCAACGACGCGGGCGGCATCCACGGGCGCAAGCTCCGGACCGTCTGGTACGACGATGGGTACCGGCCGCAGGACGCCGTGGCCAATACGAAGAAGCTCGTCGAGCAGGACCAGGTCTTCGCGATCATCATCCCGCAGGGCTCGCCGCCCGTCGTCGCGACGCTCGACTACCTGGAGGAGCAGAAGGTGCCGCTGCTCTTCCCGTACCAGAGCTCGACCGTCACGCGCGCCAAGCCCCGGGTCTTCCAGGGGATGACGCTGAGCGACCGCTCGTCGCGGATGATGATCGACTACCTGGCGGGGCAGCGGAAGTACAAGAAGTTCGCCGCCCTCTATCAGGACGACGAGTACGGCAAGTCGTTCCTGACCGCCTTCGAGAAGGACCTCGGGCGCCACGGGCTCAAGCTCGTCGCGGCCGAGTCGGTGAAACGCGGCGTGACCGACGTGAGCGCGCAGATCGCGAAGCTGCAGGCGGCGGCGCCCCAGGTGACCTTCCTCGTGCTGGTGCCCGGGCCGGCCGCGCAGGCGCTGAAGGAGCGGCAGAAGATCGGCTGGAGCGAGACGCTGATGGTCTCGACCGGCCCGCTCACCGACGAGCGCTACCTGTCGCTCGCGGGCGAGGCCGCCGAGGGCGTCGAGGGTCTGTCGCTCTGGCCCGATCCGCTGATGTCGGAGCTGCCGGGCGTCGTGCGCTACCGCGAGCACATGCAGAAGTACTTCCCGACGAACGCGCCCAATCGCTACTCGCTCGCCGGGTACTTCGCCGGGATGCTGTTCACCGAGGGGGCGAAGCGCGCGGGCCGGAACCTCACGCGCGAGTCGCTCGTCGCCGCGCTCGGGAAGATCAAGGGCTGGGAGAGCGGGATCCTGCCGCGGCTCACGATCGGGCCGGACCACGAGACGCAGAAGCAGGGCTTCTGGGTCCGCGTCGAGAAGGGGCGGTTCAAGCCGCTCACGGACTGGCTCAAGGGCGAGTAGCGGTGCTCAGCGTCGAGGATCTCTCGATCAGCTTCGGCGGGCTCGCCGCGCTCCGCGGCGTGTCCGTCGAGGTGGCCGAGCGGGAGATCTTCGCGCTGATCGGCCCCAACGGGGCTGGGAAGTCCACCGTCTTCAACATCGTCACGGGCCTGGAGCGCCCCATGGCCGGCCGCGTGACGCTCCGGGGCGAGGACCTGCTCGCCCTCGCGCCGCACGCGATCGCCCGGCGCGGCGTCGCGCGCACCTTCCAGAACACCGAGGTCTTCCGGGCGCTCAGCGTCCTGGACAACGTCCTCGTCGGCCGCCACACGCACCTCCGCGGGGGCGCGCTGCGCGGCGCGCTCCGCGCCGCCTCGGTCCGGCGCGAGGAGGCGGCGGCGCGCGAGACCGCGCGCGCGCTGCTCGACCGGCTCGGCCTCACCGACGTGGCGGGCGTCCCGGCCGGGAGCCTCCCGCTCGGCCTGCAGAAGCGGCTCGAGCTCGCGCGGGCGCTCGCCTCGGAGCCCCGGCTCCTCCTGCTCGACGAGCCGGCCGGCGGCCTGAACCCGACCGAGACCCGGACGCTGATGGACCTGATCGTCCGGCTGCGCGACGAGCGTGGCCTCACCGTCCTCGTCGTCGAGCACGACATGGAGCTGGTGATGGGGATCTCGGACCGGATCGCGGTCCTCGACGAGGGACGGAAGATCGCGGAGGGCGAGCCGCGCGCGATCGCGACCGACCCCGCCGTGATCGAGGCGTATCTGGGAGCCGCGGAGGACTGATGGCGGCGACGCTCGAGGTCGAGGACCTCGCGGTCTTCTACGGCAAGCGCCGCGCCGTCGAGGGCGTGTCGCTCACGGTCGGGCGGGGGGAGATCGTGACGCTGCTCGGCGCCAACGGCAGCGGCAAGTCCACGACGCTCCGGGCCGTCTCGGGGCTGGTCCGCGCCGTGCGCGGCCGCATCCTCCTGGACGGGCGCGACATCACGGGTGCGCCGGCCGACGCGATCGTCGCCGCCGGCGTCGCCCACGTGCCCGAGGGGCGCGACGTCTTTCCCGAGTTCACCGTGCTCGAGAACCTCCTCGTCGGCGGCCACACGGTGGCGCGCGGCGAGGTGCCGGCGCGGCTCGAGGACGCCTTCCGTCTCTTCCCCGTGCTCCGCGAGCGGCGCCGTCAGCGCGCCGGCACGCTTTCGGGCGGCGAGCAGCAGATGCTCGCGATCGCGCGCGCGCTGATGACCCGGCCGCGGCTCTTGCTGCTGGACGAGCCGTCGCTCGGGCTTGCGCCGATACTCGCGCGCGAGATCTTCCGCACCATCGAGCGCATCAACGCGAGCGGCGTCGCCGTACTCCTCGTCGAGCAGAACGCGCGGCGCGCGCTCCGGCTCGCGGCGCGCGGCTACGTGCTCGAGACGGGCCGGGTCGCGGTGGCGGGGACGAGCCGCGAGCTCGGCGACGACCCGCGCGTCCGCTCCGCCTACCTGGGCCTCGCGCGCGCGCCGCGCTGACGGGCCCGTTGGGGCGAGGCCCCCGCCTTGTGCTGGCCCGCGGGGTTCTCTAGGATGGTGCCCATGGCCGTGGAACGCGGGCTCCTGCTGATCGCCGACATCGCCGGCTACACGCGCTTCATGGACTTCCACCGCGCCGACCTCGCCCACGCGCAGGACGTGGTCGCGCGGCTCCTCGAGGCCATGATCGACGCGTCGCCGTCGCTCCAGCTCGTCGAGGTCGAGGGCGACGCCGCGTTCCTGTACCGCCCGTCGGCGGACGCGGCGAGCCCCGAGCTCGCGGAGACGGCGCTCCGCCAGTCGGTCTCCATGCACCGCGCGTTCCACACGGTCCAGCAGAAGATCGCCTGCCTCAACGGCTGCCCGTGCCAGGGCTGCAGCCAGGCGGGGAACCTCAGGGTGAAGTTCGTCGCCCACCTCGGCGAGGTCGCGCCCCAACGGGTGAAGCAGCTGACGCGCCTGGCCGGCTTCGACGTCATCGTCGTCCACCGGATGCTGAAGAACTCCGTGCCGGTGCGCGAGTACCTCCTGATGACCGAGCCCCTGTGGGAGCGCGCCGACGCCCGCGTGAGGGCCGGCGCCCAGTCGCTCGAGCAGGAGTTCGAGGGCGTGGGCCGCACGCGGACCTACTATCTCGACCTCACGACGCTCGCGGAGCCGCTCCCGCCCCCGCCGAAGGCCACCTGGCTCGCGCGGCAGGTCGAGACCTTCGGGACCGTCCTCCGGGCCCTCCCGGTCGCGCTGGGCCTGCGGAAGCCGGTCGTCCTGCGCAACCTGACTCCGGCGTAGCGGCGGCGCGGTCGCGGCGCTCCGGGCGTCGGCCCGGCTACGGCAGACCCTGGATCGTGGGAATGCGCGCGGGGATCTTCGACACCGTGTACGTCGTGACTTGCTGCGTCCACTGGGAGTCGAGGGACTGGGCGAGCCCGAAGAGCCTCAGGTCGAGGGCCAGGTTGGTGACGTAGAGGAAGTCGCCGCCGAAGGCGAGGCTCGCCGGGAACAGGAGCCCCTGCGCCGCCCCACCCGAGTCGATGCCCTCGAAGTCGCCGAGCTTTGCGATCGCGCGCCCGGTGGGATCGAGGACGACGATCTCGTCGGACTGATTCGCGCACACCCAGATGTTGTCGTCCTTGTCGATCACGAGGCCGTCGGCGCCGTTGATGCTGTTGACGAAGACGGCCGGCGTGCCCGGGGTGCCACCGGTCACGGGGATCCTGACGACGGTGTCGCTGCCGGTGTTGGCGACGAACAGCGCGGTGCCGCCCTTGTTGAAGGCCAGGCCGTTGGCGCCGAACGGCGGGGTCCCGGTGGTGGTGAGCAGCGAGCTCGTCACCCACGCGGCACCAGCGCCGCCGTGCCGAGGAGTCTTCCAGATGATGCCCTGGAACGAATCCGAGACGTAGACATTCCCCGTGGCGTCGAACGTGAGCGCGTTGAGGCCCGCGCTCCCCGTGACCGTCATGAAGACCGATGAGGCGCCGGTGAACGGGTTGACCCTCAGCACGGTAGCCGCGCCGAAGTCGATCACGAGGAGGTCGCCCGTCTTCGGGTGAAAGGCCAGACCGAGCAGGTGCGACGTCGAGTTCGCGATGCTGACCTGTCGCAGCAAGCTCCCGCTGGGGTCGAAGACGAAGAGCTGGCCGGGGCCTCCCACCGGTCCCGACGCGTTGAAGCCGAACGTCGTGACGTAGACGTTCCCGTCGGAGTCGACGGTCAACCCTTCCGGCCCGGTGGAACCCTCGGGAAGGCGCGCGAACGTCGTCGCCGGACTCCGCGTCCACGCATCCGTCGGCATCGGCGCAGCGGCGAGCAGCACGAGCACGAGTGACGTCAGGCTCAGCAGTCGATTCATGGCGCGTGACCTCCAAGCGGGGGAGATGCCCCTCGTCGATCGTTCCGGGTGCCGCGGCGGGACGGAGCATGAGAGGCGCACGGCTGTTTGTCAAGCCGGTGACCACGTTGCCGCGGCCCGTCCCCCACGCTACACTCGCGTCGTCATGGCGGCGCGCGCGATGTGGCAGCCCGAGCTCGAGGCGCTCGAGCGCGAGCCGATGGAGCGCCTGGTCCTCGAGCGGATGCGGAAGACGCTCGGGCGCGCCCTCGCCAATCCCGCGTACGCCCGCCGCCTCGGCGGCGTCCGGCCGGAGGACGTGAAGACGCCGGCGGACTGGTGGCGGCTCCCGTTCCTCACGAAGGCCGAGCTGCGCGACGCCTATCCGTTCGGCCTCGCGTGCGGGACCGACCGCGGCTACCGCCGGCTCCACATGTCGAGCGGGACGACCGGCAACCCGATCGTCAACCCCTACACGGCGGCGGACATCGAGCAGTGGGGCGAGGTCATGGCGCGCTGCTACGTCGCCGCCGGGGTCGGCGCGCGGGACGTCGTCCAGATCACGCCGTCGTTCGGCCTCTTCACGGGCGGCTTCGGCTTCCACTACGGCGCCGAGCGGCTCGGTGCCATGGTCATCCCGACGGGTGCCGGACGCACGTCGCTCCAGCTCCGGCTCATGCGCGACCTCCGCGCGACCGTCCTCGCCGCGATCGCGACCTACCCGCTGCGCCTGCTCGAGGTGGCGCGCGAGGAGCGGTTCGACCTCGGGTCGCTCTCACTCCGCGTCGGGATCTTCGGCTCGGAGATGTGGTCGGATGAGCTCCGCGCGCGGATCGAGCGCGAGCTCTCGATCCGCGCCTTCGACATCATCGGGATGACCGAGACCGGCGGGCCCGGCATGGGGATCGACTGCGCCGCGCGCGCGGGCATCCACGTCTGGGAGGACCATTTCCACGTCGAGATCGTCGACCCGCGGACGGGCGCGGCGCTGGCCGACGGGACGGAGGGCGAGCTCGTCGTCTCGACGCTCACCCGCGAGGGCCTGCCGCTCGTGCGCTACCGCACCCACGACCTCACGCGCGTGCTCACGCGCGCGCGGTGCGACTGCGGGCGGACGGCGGTCCGCGTGGACCGGCTGCGCGGGCGGACCGACGACATGGTGATCTTCAAGGGCGTGAACTTCTACCCGCGCCAGGTCGAGGACGTCGTCCTCCGCCAGCCGGGGGCGAGCCACGAGTACCAGATCGTCCTCGAGGGCGAAGGGGGCGGCGAGCGCATGACGGTCCTCCTCGAGGTCGAGCCCGGCTCCGACCCCGGCGTCGCGGCGCGCATTCGGCGTGAGCTCCACGACCTCCTCGCGCTCTCGCCCGAGGTGCGCCTCCTGAAGCTCGGCGAGCTCGAGCGGCCTCAAGGCAAGGCGATCCGGGTCGTCGATCGCCGCGCGCTCAGGTGACGCGGCCGCTCAACGGCCTCACGGTCCTCTCGCTCGAGCAGGCGACGGTCCTGCCGTTCCTGACCTACCGGCTCGCCTGCGACGGCGCGCGCGTGATCCGCGTCGAGAACGCCGAGCGCCCGGACCCGAACCGCGCCGTCGGCGCCGACGTGCTCGGCGAGCCCGACATGCGGAGCTACTTCCTGCCGAACAACTTCGGCAAGGAGGCGATCACGCTGAACCTCGCGGAGGCCGAGGGGCGCGCGATCCTCCGCGAGCTGATCGCGGCGCTCCGCGTGGACGTCTTCGCGACGAACCAGCGGCCGCGGAGCTACCGGCGCCTCGGCATCGACTTCGACACGCTCCGCGCGGCGAGGCCCGACCTGGTCTGGCTCGGCGTCACCGGCTTCGGCCCGGGCCACGACGAGGCCGCCTACGACCCGATCCTCCAGGCGCGGGCCGGCTTCATGGAGCTCACCGGCGAGCCCGACGGCCCGCCGACCGCGTTCGGCCTGCCGATGGTGGACCTGGGCGCGGCCGAGCACGGCTACGGCGAGGTGATGAAGGCGCTCTACCGCCGCGCCGTCACGGGCGAGGGCGCGCGGATCGACCTCTCGATGCTGCGGAGCGCGGTCTCGTGGATGGCGAGCCCGATCCTCCTGGCGGCGAGCCTCGGCGAGCGGATCACGCGCAAGGGGAACACCCACCAGTTCTTCGCGCCGGTCTCGGTCTTCGCGACGCGCGACGGCCACGTCTACGTCGCCGTCGGCAACGATCTCCAGTGGGCGGCGCTCGTGAAGCTTCCGCCGTTCGCCACGCTCGCCGCGCCGTCGTACGACACCAACGCGGGGCGGATCGCCGAGGCGCCGCGGCTCCACGCGGCGCTCGGCGAGGTCTTCGCCGGGCTCACGACAGCGGAGGCGCTGGCCCTGCTCCAGGGCGTGGGCGTCCCGATCGCGCGCGTCGCCACGCTGGCCGACGTCGTGGCCGATCCGCTGGTCGCCCCGCGGCTCCAGCGCGTGACCGACCCGCGCACCGGCCTCACCGTGGTGCTGCCCGCGCCGCCCGTCGGCGACCCCCCGCCGCTCGCGTTTCCGCCGCGGCTCGGCGAGCACAACGAGCGGATCTACGGCGCGGCGCTCGGCTACACGCCCGAGCGGCTCGCCGACCTGCGGCGCCGCCGCGTCATCTGAGCGGCGAGCCGCGCCAATCGGCGCTAGAATCGTGGAGTCATGGCCGACGCATTGGCCCGCTCCCGGATCGCCGCCGAGCTGAAACGGCGGCTGGAAGACCGGCCGGAGATCGTCTTCGCGTATCTTCACGGGTCATTCACGTCGCCGGGGCCCTACCGCGACGTGGACGTGGCCGTGTGGGTGGATCCCGCGCGCGAGCCCGATCACGGCACCCGCTACGCGCTGGACCTCGCCCTGTGGCTCGAGCGCGGGCTCGGGCCGCGCGTGGACGTGCAGGCGCTGAACGACGCGCCGCTGGCCTTCCGGTATCATGCGCTGGCGGGTCGGCTCCTCTTCACGCGGGACGGCGAGTTTCTCGACGAGCTGCGCGCGCGTACCTGGGACGAGTACTTCGACTTCGAGCCGTTCGCGCGGCAGTACCTGCGGGACGCCCTCGGTGAGTGAGGTCAACCTCGATCGCCTACGCGAGTTGGCCGGTCACCTGTTGGGCGCCGTCCGCGAGCTGCGGGAGCTCGGCCGGGCACCGCGCGAGGTGTTCCTCGCCGATTCACGCACGGTCAACAGCGCCAAGTATCTCCTGATCGTCGCCACCGAGGCGGCGCTCGACATCTGCAATCACCTCGCCGCGCGGCGGGGCGGGCGGAGCCCCCGGGACTACGCGGACTGCATCGCCGTGCTCCAGGAGATCGGCGCCGTCGATTCGGCGCTCGGCGCGCGGCTGGCGCGGATGGCGCGCTTCCGCAATCTCCTCGTCCATCTGTACTGGAGGGTGGAGGACGCCGAGATCTATCGCGTGATCCAGGAGGACCTCGGCGACCTCGACGCGTATCTGCAGAGCCTCGGACGCTTTCTCAAGGCGGAGCTGGGAAGATCATGAACGACCTCTTCTATCTCACCGACGACCAGCGCGCGATCCGCGACCTCGCCAGGAAAATTGCCCGCGAGAGGATCCTCCCGTACGCCGCGCGCTACGACGAGGCCGAGGCGTACCCCGAGGAGGCGATGCGCGCGATCGCCGACTCCGGGCTCTACGGGATCTGGGTCCCGGAAGAGTACGGCGGCGGCGCCATGGGGTGCCTGGCCCTCTCGCTGGTCCAGGAGGAGATCGCCTACGCCTGCGCCGCGACGGCCACGAACTACGGCGCGACGCCGCTCGGCGGCCTGCCGATCGTGATCGCGGGCACCGAGGAGCAGAGGAAGAAGTACCTGCCGCGTCTCGCGACGGGCGAGATCACCGCCGCGTACTCGCTCTCCGAGCCCGGCGCCGGCTCGGACGCGGCGGGCCTGCGGACCCGCGCCGAGCGTCGCGGGGACCGCTACGTCCTGAACGGCTCCAAGCAGTGGTGCTCGAACGGCGACCACGCCGGCGTCCTCACGGTCTTCGCGACGGTGGACCCCGCGAAGCGCGCGAAGGGCGTCACGGCGTTCCTGATCGAGCCCGGGATGCCCGGCTTCTCCGTCGGCAAGAAGGAGCGGAAGCTGGGGATCCGCGCCTCGCCCACGGTGGCGCTGCACTTCACCGACTGCGAGGTGCCCGTCGCGCAGCGGCTCGGCGCGGAGGGCGCGGGGTTCGAGATCGCGATGAAGACGCTCGACGTCAC includes these proteins:
- a CDS encoding branched-chain amino acid ABC transporter permease; protein product: AVLAWPWLSPRYFVFLASLVVVNAIVAIGLNLLSGYTNQLSFGHAGFLAVGAYTAAIVTTRWPGVPVVATLAAAAVVTGLVGLALGVPCLRLEGLYLAMATLAFGFVVVEAITNLDWLTRGNDGLRVPAGRLGPWELSTDTARYYLVVAVGVLMAWGALNLVRTRTGRALLAIRESEIAAQASGVSVARYKTLAFVISAVYTGVAGGLFAFVVGFLSPDAFDVFLSVDYVAMIIVGGLGSVPGSIVGAALLTVLNDSLAGFQNYRPLIFGAILIVSMLFMPGGVASAFRFLKGERT
- a CDS encoding ABC transporter substrate-binding protein; protein product: MRFHWALLPALVALLFASGPAAAEPGVTDTDILIGGSNSFSGPLAFTGEQITRYGVELYFKVVNDAGGIHGRKLRTVWYDDGYRPQDAVANTKKLVEQDQVFAIIIPQGSPPVVATLDYLEEQKVPLLFPYQSSTVTRAKPRVFQGMTLSDRSSRMMIDYLAGQRKYKKFAALYQDDEYGKSFLTAFEKDLGRHGLKLVAAESVKRGVTDVSAQIAKLQAAAPQVTFLVLVPGPAAQALKERQKIGWSETLMVSTGPLTDERYLSLAGEAAEGVEGLSLWPDPLMSELPGVVRYREHMQKYFPTNAPNRYSLAGYFAGMLFTEGAKRAGRNLTRESLVAALGKIKGWESGILPRLTIGPDHETQKQGFWVRVEKGRFKPLTDWLKGE
- a CDS encoding ABC transporter ATP-binding protein; translated protein: MLSVEDLSISFGGLAALRGVSVEVAEREIFALIGPNGAGKSTVFNIVTGLERPMAGRVTLRGEDLLALAPHAIARRGVARTFQNTEVFRALSVLDNVLVGRHTHLRGGALRGALRAASVRREEAAARETARALLDRLGLTDVAGVPAGSLPLGLQKRLELARALASEPRLLLLDEPAGGLNPTETRTLMDLIVRLRDERGLTVLVVEHDMELVMGISDRIAVLDEGRKIAEGEPRAIATDPAVIEAYLGAAED
- a CDS encoding ABC transporter ATP-binding protein; the encoded protein is MAATLEVEDLAVFYGKRRAVEGVSLTVGRGEIVTLLGANGSGKSTTLRAVSGLVRAVRGRILLDGRDITGAPADAIVAAGVAHVPEGRDVFPEFTVLENLLVGGHTVARGEVPARLEDAFRLFPVLRERRRQRAGTLSGGEQQMLAIARALMTRPRLLLLDEPSLGLAPILAREIFRTIERINASGVAVLLVEQNARRALRLAARGYVLETGRVAVAGTSRELGDDPRVRSAYLGLARAPR
- a CDS encoding DUF2652 domain-containing protein, with translation MAVERGLLLIADIAGYTRFMDFHRADLAHAQDVVARLLEAMIDASPSLQLVEVEGDAAFLYRPSADAASPELAETALRQSVSMHRAFHTVQQKIACLNGCPCQGCSQAGNLRVKFVAHLGEVAPQRVKQLTRLAGFDVIVVHRMLKNSVPVREYLLMTEPLWERADARVRAGAQSLEQEFEGVGRTRTYYLDLTTLAEPLPPPPKATWLARQVETFGTVLRALPVALGLRKPVVLRNLTPA
- a CDS encoding SMP-30/gluconolactonase/LRE family protein, whose translation is MNRLLSLTSLVLVLLAAAPMPTDAWTRSPATTFARLPEGSTGPEGLTVDSDGNVYVTTFGFNASGPVGGPGQLFVFDPSGSLLRQVSIANSTSHLLGLAFHPKTGDLLVIDFGAATVLRVNPFTGASSVFMTVTGSAGLNALTFDATGNVYVSDSFQGIIWKTPRHGGAGAAWVTSSLLTTTGTPPFGANGLAFNKGGTALFVANTGSDTVVRIPVTGGTPGTPAVFVNSINGADGLVIDKDDNIWVCANQSDEIVVLDPTGRAIAKLGDFEGIDSGGAAQGLLFPASLAFGGDFLYVTNLALDLRLFGLAQSLDSQWTQQVTTYTVSKIPARIPTIQGLP
- a CDS encoding phenylacetate--CoA ligase, whose product is MAARAMWQPELEALEREPMERLVLERMRKTLGRALANPAYARRLGGVRPEDVKTPADWWRLPFLTKAELRDAYPFGLACGTDRGYRRLHMSSGTTGNPIVNPYTAADIEQWGEVMARCYVAAGVGARDVVQITPSFGLFTGGFGFHYGAERLGAMVIPTGAGRTSLQLRLMRDLRATVLAAIATYPLRLLEVAREERFDLGSLSLRVGIFGSEMWSDELRARIERELSIRAFDIIGMTETGGPGMGIDCAARAGIHVWEDHFHVEIVDPRTGAALADGTEGELVVSTLTREGLPLVRYRTHDLTRVLTRARCDCGRTAVRVDRLRGRTDDMVIFKGVNFYPRQVEDVVLRQPGASHEYQIVLEGEGGGERMTVLLEVEPGSDPGVAARIRRELHDLLALSPEVRLLKLGELERPQGKAIRVVDRRALR
- a CDS encoding CoA transferase: MTRPLNGLTVLSLEQATVLPFLTYRLACDGARVIRVENAERPDPNRAVGADVLGEPDMRSYFLPNNFGKEAITLNLAEAEGRAILRELIAALRVDVFATNQRPRSYRRLGIDFDTLRAARPDLVWLGVTGFGPGHDEAAYDPILQARAGFMELTGEPDGPPTAFGLPMVDLGAAEHGYGEVMKALYRRAVTGEGARIDLSMLRSAVSWMASPILLAASLGERITRKGNTHQFFAPVSVFATRDGHVYVAVGNDLQWAALVKLPPFATLAAPSYDTNAGRIAEAPRLHAALGEVFAGLTTAEALALLQGVGVPIARVATLADVVADPLVAPRLQRVTDPRTGLTVVLPAPPVGDPPPLAFPPRLGEHNERIYGAALGYTPERLADLRRRRVI
- a CDS encoding nucleotidyltransferase domain-containing protein; the protein is MADALARSRIAAELKRRLEDRPEIVFAYLHGSFTSPGPYRDVDVAVWVDPAREPDHGTRYALDLALWLERGLGPRVDVQALNDAPLAFRYHALAGRLLFTRDGEFLDELRARTWDEYFDFEPFARQYLRDALGE
- a CDS encoding DUF86 domain-containing protein, encoding MSEVNLDRLRELAGHLLGAVRELRELGRAPREVFLADSRTVNSAKYLLIVATEAALDICNHLAARRGGRSPRDYADCIAVLQEIGAVDSALGARLARMARFRNLLVHLYWRVEDAEIYRVIQEDLGDLDAYLQSLGRFLKAELGRS
- a CDS encoding acyl-CoA dehydrogenase family protein is translated as MNDLFYLTDDQRAIRDLARKIARERILPYAARYDEAEAYPEEAMRAIADSGLYGIWVPEEYGGGAMGCLALSLVQEEIAYACAATATNYGATPLGGLPIVIAGTEEQRKKYLPRLATGEITAAYSLSEPGAGSDAAGLRTRAERRGDRYVLNGSKQWCSNGDHAGVLTVFATVDPAKRAKGVTAFLIEPGMPGFSVGKKERKLGIRASPTVALHFTDCEVPVAQRLGAEGAGFEIAMKTLDVTRPATGAMAVGVAQAALDAAVGYAKERQQFGQPIAAFQGIQFMLADMAMQVHAARLMVHHAARQVDAGITGNTYEASMAKCWAGDAAMKVATDAVQVFGGYGYTREFPVERFFRDAKIMQIYEGTNQIQRVVIARELLGS